The window ATAATGTTCATCAATTTCATCCTCCGTCTTTTTCTCAAAGCTTCAGCTCCCGCCCTCTGGATATAGTCGGCGATGATTCTCGAGGCCCGGCCACCATTGATTACAGGTAATTggttcttttattttcttcatttctcCGGCATTTTAATCTTATTTTAAGAGAACCTGTGTATTTGATGCGAAATCTTGTAGAAGTGAAAGTTGTGAGTTCCAGCCCTTTCCCCCAAATTTTGTTTTAGCAATTTTGAAGCTCTTGCAATTTTCTGATTGTTTTTTGGCTGCCTGATTCACGAATTCTTGTTTCCCTGTCTTTATTTGTTTTCTCTTATCTGATTTTAAACGAAACAAAAATTGCTTCGTGTTCCTTCAATAAAGTCTTGTGGATGTCTTGCCATCAGTTCAATTTTCTTTGACtgtgaaaattaaaaatataattgatgGGGTTTTCCTTGTGCTCCAATGTAATAATAGAATGAGTTTGATAGTGAGGAGGTCAAGTGATCTTGGCTAATGTTTACTGCAGTTCTCTGATGCAGGAGGGAGAGTTTCACAGACTAGCTGATTTCACAATACAGGGACTGCAAGAGAAATTAGAGGTAAATTTGTATCATGGAAGTTGGTTTAATATTATAAGCCAAATACATAATTTGGAATTGCTGTTAAGATTCTGTGAACTTTATTTCATTGCTTTCCAGGAATATGGTGATAATCTCCAAATTGATGGCTTTGACGTGGACTATGGGGTGAGAATGCCTAAGTAGTTCCAAAGTTGTTTAATTCATTTCATCTTAATggatttttaaatttttctgaTTTTCGTTAAGCAGAATGAGGTACTGACCTTAAGGCTCGGCAATCTTGGCACTTATGTCTTGAACAAACAAACGCCAAATAGACAAATTTGGCTTTCTTCCCCTTTGAGGTATGAATTATGCTTCACGAATGATTAGAATCTACAATGTTTGTCCATTCCATTTGTTTCAAAGATCATTTCAGATCTCCTGTCCATTTCATGACGAAGTCCAGCACTCATCTTTTTAATATCTTTTgtcaaaaatcaaattttaatgTCTTTAGTCAAAAATTGAATTGTTCTGCCTGTATAACATTTACCCATTGATAACGTCATGCTATGTATTCTCTAGATGTCGTACTTATATGAGTGTTAGAAGATTACTTGATCTTATTCTCAGGAGTTACTTATTTTTCTCGGTTTGGTGTCGTTTATTCGTTGTGTTTTCACTTTAGCTTCACAAATTCTTAGTGTGTAGAGATACGATTGAGGAGTTTCTCCTCCATTTGTCTTTTTGTGAGGAAGGGTTATTTTTAGAGCTAGGTGTGGTGTGTTCTAGGATCTGGATTTGTTGGGGGGAGGGgacaaaataaaatcttcagGAGGTGGAAAAGTTCCACCATTGATGTTTTAGGCCACCAGTCCTATTTGGATATTAGAGAAGGGGTAATAAGAATGTTGCTACAGAGGAAACTGTTGCAGATGATGTGAGGAACGCTAATTAGAGAGTAAAGGATTGCTTTTGTTAGGGAGGTGTATATAAATAGTCGTTTGTAGTGTTGAGTGGCTAGGTTGTTTTGAAGCAATTCTCGACAGAGAGAAAAGTGAAGTTGTGTAATCGCCTCTGGGCATGTTCTTTTTGAATATCAACAATAATGGAATACCTTACacattggtatcagagcacttAACTTTGAAAGATTTTGCCTTGGAAAAAATAGCGCTGAAGAAAATTGAAGAATTACTAGATGTTGAAAATCGAGATCCCGGAGaagttaagaaaaaaatgaaactattctcCACAGTTGAAGAGACGCTTGCAATGTTAGCGGTGAGTGCGGGGAGCTTAATGTGCAAACAGAAAAGcaacacttaacttttgatgAGACTTAAATAGTTCTGACACCAATAGTCACAGATCACTTCATAGGCCCAGCACTCGCAGAAGAATCAAGTGGTGTTGTGAGGTCAATGGAAGAAAGGGTGATTACTCTCTAGGTTTCTGGGTTTTATTCTTGAATATCAATACCATGGTTACACGATGTTTGATCTCTTGTTAAATTTTATGGTTCTCTCTAAGCTGTAGTTTCTAGTATTTGTTGTAATCACTCTCTAGGTGTCATTCTACTAGACCGAATCCCCTTCTTTTTGTGGGTTTTTTCTTCTGTATGCCCATgcgtattttttttttttctaatttgaaGTCCAACTTTTCGTAgtaatattattttttgtttcaaagtAAAAAATCTGAAAGCAAAAACttaagataaaaaagaaaagaatgggCGACACTATTTTAGTTTGGTCTTGAGACAATGTAAACCTCAAACATAGAGGTCGGTTATTTATATACCTTAGGTATTGCACACATCATTAGGGGTGTAAGTGCAACCTGACAACCTAGACTACCCAACTCATATTATATGAGTTtggttgggttagtttaaaatgtggttcggttgggttgaaaatttttgttttttttttcggGTTTGGTTGGGTCTCAGATTGGGGGTTGAAAAAATCAATTCAACCCAATCGAATCCAagttaagtatatatatatattattaattattaattattattttgttttcattaaGTTTTGAAGGAGTATTTTGTtcaacgatcgtgtaggaaGTTAAACGATTGTATGGAAAGTTAGTCGATCGTTCATGTGagaagtaaacgatcgtttgaaggTCGAAAGCTAAATGATCGCGTAAGAGGGTAAACAACGTATAggaagctaaacgatcgtgtaaaaggTCGAATGTTCGTTTAGAAAGCTATGATTGTGTAAGAGGTtgaaagctaaacgatcgtgtaagaggTTGAACGGTTGTATAgaaagttaaacgatcgtgtaggaggTTGTAGGGTAAACGATGGAGAG is drawn from Cucumis melo cultivar AY chromosome 11, USDA_Cmelo_AY_1.0, whole genome shotgun sequence and contains these coding sequences:
- the LOC103490464 gene encoding frataxin, mitochondrial, with the protein product MFSQTVTEVLWSLNLKPMATKLLPLRKLSRILKLPSSSSCSFRKCPYLLEASIPLIHISNNVHQFHPPSFSQSFSSRPLDIVGDDSRGPATIDYSSLMQEGEFHRLADFTIQGLQEKLEEYGDNLQIDGFDVDYGNEVLTLRLGNLGTYVLNKQTPNRQIWLSSPLSGPSRFDWDQNSRAWIYRRNKANLLSLLETELMQLCGEPINLS